In Ostrea edulis chromosome 10, xbOstEdul1.1, whole genome shotgun sequence, one genomic interval encodes:
- the LOC125665565 gene encoding protein kinase C-binding protein NELL2-like, with translation MNGDCIKPKRKLLEFCNEEEHCDSDFQCKRIGERNFCSCQEGFEIFDGKCLQVEVSLGDDCEDDRQCTSIECAKCVYNETLGNHLCACEEKCIQNGRRCLLSNRRLYESCEVSKQCRGTLNAKECRYVEGIKLCHCPDGYAVFGGICLKGGVSLRGICIFSEQCTGTQNAGTCLYYNEERETVCSCDQGFFEEGEKCLEGMVSSGQSCVESTECSSNSEVCVQGECSPDKSTPGADRDKRMVSSGQSCVESTQCSSNSEVCVHGESTPDADRDKRFTRRLLFVGFGSFVVGVLGTVFVFSCLRRRKRRHERLDMQTQELELSLNTYVVHSEIIYESAENNPPRLDEDDVGGGGESQTSAVRVFTFTI, from the exons ATGAACGGAGACTGTATTAAAC CCAAAAGAAAACTTCTAGAATTTTGCAACGAGGAGGAACACTGCGACTCGGACTTCCAATGTAAACGAATTGGCGAGAGAAATTTTTGCTCCTGTCAAGAGGGATTCGAGATCTTCGATGGAAAATGTTTACAAG TTGAGGTTTCTCTTGGAGATGATTGTGAGGACGACAGACAATGCACCAGCATAGAATGTGCTAAATGTGTTTACAACGAGACTCTCGGGAACCATTTATGCGCCTGTGAAGAGAAATGTATTCAAAATGGCAGAAGGTGCTTACTTT CTAACCGCCGTCTGTATGAATCCTGTGAAGTAAGCAAACAATGTAGAGGGACTCTGAACGCCAAAGAATGTAGATATGTAGAGGGAATAAAACTCTGTCATTGTCCAGATGGATACGCCGTGTTTGGTGGGATTTGTTTAAAAG GTGGAGTATCATTAAGAGGGATATGTATATTTTCTGAGCAATGTACTGGTACGCAAAATGCAGGAACGTGTCTCTACTACAACGAAGAGCGGGAAACTGTTTGTAGCTGTGATCAAGGGTTTTTTGAAGAGGGCGAAAAATGCTTAGAAG GAATGGTCTCCTCTGGACAGTCTTGTGTAGAATCTACTGAATGCAGTAGTAACAGTGAGGTATGTGTACAGGGAGAGTGCTCACCTGACAAATCAACACCTGGCGCAGACAGAGATAAAA GAATGGTCTCCTCTGGACAGTCTTGTGTAGAATCCACTCAATGCAGTAGTAATAGTGAGGTGTGTGTACATGGAGAATCAACACCTGACGCAGACAGAGATAAAA GATTTACCAGAAGACTGTTGTTTGTTGGATTCGGTTCTTTTGTTGTCGGAGTACTTGGTACAGTGTTTGTATTTAGCTGTCTCCGGAGAAGAAAACGTCGACATGAGAG GTTAGATATGCAAACACAGGAGCTGGAACTCAGCCTCAATACTTACGTAGTCCACAGCGAGATCATTTAcgaatcagcagaaaat AATCCACCAAGGCTTGATGAGGAcgatgtggggggggggggggaatcgcAGACATCTGCAGTGCGTGTCTTCACGTTCACCATATAG